Proteins from one Fragaria vesca subsp. vesca linkage group LG6, FraVesHawaii_1.0, whole genome shotgun sequence genomic window:
- the LOC101294280 gene encoding uncharacterized protein LOC101294280, giving the protein MERWDHKSQREARHISKHRRENPSFSSSLLDSIYRSIDEGEENIGTRREGELIFYKETMTRKKQNSTTIVSSHGVKAEEEIMSLRRACLIEKWIEKKAAAADKVVVRRNSMADFDRRFLNSSSSSSDSSCGGGFSSSESDSMYGSRSRSSSSCYSMPRPKPIRTSVSSTRPENHHQKPKQENGFVKTKSKALKIYGDLKKVKQPISPGGKLASFLNSIFNGGNGKKHKINIDDLGSKSTNGSNCSSASSFSRSCLRKTSVSRGELSNGGGDSAKRSVRFYPVSVIVDEDCRPCGHKTLEEIKRSFVMDEDDHRRQVEQVARSYLMKNYQKKTHDVEMEEDEDDDDDAASYASSDLFELDTVGVEERYREELPVYETTYFDRNRAIANGLIL; this is encoded by the coding sequence ATGGAGAGGTGGGATCACAAATCACAACGAGAAGCTCGACACATTAGTAAGCACCGTAGAGAAAACCCTTCTTTCTCTTCGTCTCTGCTTGACTCTATTTACCGCTCCATCGACGAAGGTGAAGAGAATATTGGAACTCGGAGAGAAGGAGAGCTCATATTTTATAAGGAAACCATGACGAGGAAGAAACAGAACAGTACTACTATTGTTTCTTCTCACGGCGTCAAAGCAGAGGAGGAGATCATGAGTCTCCGGCGAGCCTGCTTGATAGAGAAGTGGATAGAGAAGAAAGCTGCGGCGGCTGACAAAGTCGTGGTTCGAAGAAATTCCATGGCGGATTTCGACAGAAGGTTCTTGAATTCGAGCTCCAGCTCTTCGGATTCGAGTTGTGGAGGTGGGTTTTCTTCATCGGAGTCAGACTCCATGTACGGGTCGAGATCGAGGTCGTCGTCTTCATGCTACAGCATGCCGAGGCCCAAACCCATCCGGACCAGTGTCTCATCAACTCGACCGGAAAACCATCATCAGAAGCCGAAGCAGGAAAACGGATTCGTGAAGACGAAATCCAAGGCGTTGAAGATTTACGGCGACTTGAAGAAGGTGAAGCAGCCAATCTCACCGGGAGGAAAGCTCGCCAGTTTTCTCAATTCCATTTTCAACGGCGGGAATGGAAAGAAGCACAAGATTAACATCGACGACTTGGGCTCCAAATCGACAAACGGGTCCAACTGTTCTTCGGCTTCTTCGTTCTCGAGGTCCTGTTTACGCAAAACCTCTGTTTCAAGAGGCGAGCTCAGCAATGGCGGCGGCGACAGTGCGAAAAGGTCGGTGAGGTTTTATCCGGTGAGCGTGATCGTCGACGAGGATTGCCGGCCGTGCGGGCACAAAACTCTTGAAGAGATAAAGAGGAGTTTTGTAATGGATGAAGATGATCATCGTCGCCAAGTTGAGCAAGTAGCTAGAAGCTATTTGATGAAGAATTACCAGAAGAAGACTCACGATGTGGAAATGGAGGAGGATGAGGATGATGATGATGATGCAGCGAGCTATGCGAGCTCTGATCTGTTCGAGTTGGACACTGTTGGAGTTGAAGAAAGGTACCGTGAAGAATTACCGGTGTATGAAACTACGTATTTCGACAGAAATCGAGCCATTGCTAATGGTTTGATTTTGTAA